Proteins encoded together in one Xenopus laevis strain J_2021 chromosome 6L, Xenopus_laevis_v10.1, whole genome shotgun sequence window:
- the serpinb4.L gene encoding serpin peptidase inhibitor, clade B (ovalbumin), member 4 L homeolog — protein MSSLNNSFLEFSLDLYKELKQNPESKNIFFSPLSISSAMGMVLLGARERTAADIEKVLHFPAAVSSKYSKPACQKQTCQTEGVHVLFKELFTALNKPNEHYELNIANRTYGEKSFTFSKQYLLCLEQLYKAKLEPTDFKNNAEASIVKINAWVECKTKSKIKNLFPKGTLDDSTVLALVNAVYFKGRWKKQFEKENTKDAPFFLKTNDTTTVKMMSQTGKYKLGSHPELKCRILELPYEEGFSMKIILPDDIDGLAELEANLTYEKLTKLMNLENIREVKVVVRLPQFKFGETYSLKEVLKSMGMTSVFQGADLSGISDKVSLVISTVIHKSFIEVNEEGTEAAAATGIGIVVTSLPLPPEEFVADHPFLLTIEHNQTKSMLFFGRFTSPEI, from the exons ATGAGCAGCCTGAACAATTCATTCTTAGAATTCTCACTTGACCTCTACAAAGAGCTAAAACAAAACCCAGAAAGTAAAAACATCTTTTTCTCACCATTAAGTATCTCTTCTGCCATGGGCATGGTCCTCTTGGGAGCAAGGGAAAGAACAGCCGCTGACATTGAAAAG GTGCTTCATTTTCCTGCAGCTGTAAGCAGTAAATACAGTAAACCTGCTTGTCAAAAG CAGACTTGCCAAACCGAAGGAGTTCATGTGCTATTTAAGGAGCTTTTCACAGCACTCAACAAGCCCAATGAACATTATGAACTGAATATCGCAAATCGAACATATGGCGAAAAGTCATTTACATTTTCCAAG CAATATTTATTGTGCCTGGAGCAATTATACAAGGCAAAGCTTGAACCTACAGActtcaaaaacaatgcagaagcTTCCATAGTGAAAATTAATGCGTGGGTTGAGTGTAAAACaaaaa GTAAAATCAAAAACCTGTTCCCTAAGGGTACCCTTGATGATTCCACTGTATTGGCCCTGGTTAATGCAGTGTATTTTAAGGGGCGCTGGAAGAAGcagtttgaaaaagaaaatacgAAGGACGCTCCATTCTTTCTCAAAACG AATGATACAACTACAGTGAAAATGATGTCTCAGACAGGAAAGTACAAACTGGGCTCCCACCCAGAACTGAAATGCAGGATTTTGGAGCTTCCTTACGAAGAAGGCTTCAGTATGAAGATTATATTGCCAGATGACATTGATGGATTGGCAGAG CTTGAAGCTAACTTGACATATGAAAAATTAACAAAGCTGATGAATCTAGAAAATATCCGAGAAGTTAAAGTTGTGGTAAGGCTTCCACAATTCAAGTTTGGAGAGACATATTCTCTTAAAGAAGTGCTGAAGAGCATGGGAATGACCAGTGTCTTTCAGGGGGCTGATCTGTCAGGAATCTCAGATAAAGTTAGTTTGGTTATATCAACGGTGATACACAAATCCTTTATCGAAGTAAATGAAGAGGGAACCGAAGCAGCAGCTGCTACAGGCATTGGGATTGTTGTTACAAGTCTACCCCTTCCACCAGAAGAATTTGTAGCCGATCATCCTTTCTTGCTTACCATAGAACATAATCAAACCAAATCTATGCTGTTCTTTGGAAGGTTCACATCTCCAGAAATATGA